DNA from Microbacterium sp. SORGH_AS_0969:
GCGAGGTCGAGGGGCCGTACACGTTCTGGTCGATGCGTGGGAAGGCGTTCGACACCGACAGCGGATGGCGCATCGACTACCACGTCGCCACGCCCGCACTGGCGGAGCGGGTGACCGCGTACCGCGTCGATCGCGCCCCCTCGTACGACACGCGCTGGAGCGACCACGCGCCGGTGATCGTGGACTATACGCTCGGGCGCTGAGGGCGGGTCCGCGGCCAGGCCGCGGGAGCGGGGTGCGGCATCCTGTGCTGGTGTCCGCGTCCAGGGCACGGGGGCGGAGTCCCGCGCGCGGTGCTGCGGCCCTCGCCACGATGCTCACCGCAGGGTCCGGGCGCGGCGTGCCCGACGCCTAGGATCGAGGGGTGACCCAGCAGCGCCTCTACTCCGGAATGCAGCCCTCCGCCGACAGCCTTCAGATCGGCAACTACATCGGTGCGCTGCTGCAGTGGCGTCAGCTTCAGGACGAGTACGACGCCTTCTTCTCGGTCGTCGACCTGCACGCCCTCACGCAGCCGGGCGACCCCGCCGAGCGTCGCGAAAAGACCCGCCGCACGGCCGCTCAGTACATCGCCGCGGGCATCGAGCCGTCGCGCTCGACGCTCTACGTCCAGTCGCACGTCCCCGCGCACGCGGAGCTGCAGTGGGTGCTCTCGACCATGACCGGGTTCGGCGAGGCCGGGCGCATGACGCAGTTCAAGGACAAGTCGGCACGCTACGGAGCGGATGCCACCAACGTCGGCCTCTTCACGTACCCGGTCCTCATGGCCGCCGACATCCTGCTGTACCAGACCGACGTCGTGCCGGTCGGCGACGACCAGAAGCAGCACATCGAACTCACCCGCGACCTCGCCGAACGTTTCAACAAGAGCTTCGGCGAGACCTTCACGATGCCGAAGCCGATGATCCAGCGCGAAACGGCCCGCATCTACGACCTGCAGAACCCCACCTCCAAGATGTCGAAGTCGGCCGAGTCCGACGCCGGCGTGCTGTGGATGCTCGACGAGCCGAAGGTCAGCGCGAAGAAGATCATGCGGGCGGTCACCGACTCGGAGGGGTCCGTGCGCTTCGACCGCGACGAGAAGCCGGGTGTCTCCAACCTCCTCGTGATCTACTCCGCCCTCACCGGCCGCGACATCACCGCGATCGAGGACGAGTACGCGGGCCGTGGTTACGGCGACTTCAAGAAGGGTCTCGCCGAGGTCGTGGTGAACGAGTTCGAGCCGGTGCGCGAGCGTGCGCTCGAGCTCATCGCCGACCCCGCCGAGCTCGACCGCGTGCTCGCGACGAACGCCGAGCGGGCGGCATCCGTCGCCGAGAAGACCCTCGCCGACGTCTACGACCGCATCGGGCTCCTGCGCCGAGGCTGAACGAGAGGTCTGCCGCGCAGCGGATTCGGAAACGGGCAGCAGATCCGGATGCCAGGGCTCACCGTCGTCCGAATCCGCGACGCATCTCCGAATCCAGCGCCCCCTGCCTCGACGAACCGAGACGCAGCGCACCGACGCAAGGGTCGTGACGATGTCGGAGACCCATGGCAGCATGGGCGCATGCCGGAGATGCCTGAGGTCGAGGGGCTCGTGGGGTTCCTGCGCGGCCGTGTCACGGGGCTGCACGTTTCGAAGGCAACCGTGTCGGCGATCAATGCGCTGAAGACCTACGACCCGCCTTTGACGGCTCTGGTGGGCTCGGCCGTCACCGCCGTCGACCGGCACGGCAAGTTCGTCGACGTTTCGACCGACGCGGGAGTGCACCTGGTCTTCCACCTCGCGAAGGCGGGGTGGCTGCGCTGGTACGACGCGTTGCCGTCCACGATCATCAAGCCCGGGAAGACCCCGATCGCCCTGCGCGTC
Protein-coding regions in this window:
- the trpS gene encoding tryptophan--tRNA ligase, producing the protein MTQQRLYSGMQPSADSLQIGNYIGALLQWRQLQDEYDAFFSVVDLHALTQPGDPAERREKTRRTAAQYIAAGIEPSRSTLYVQSHVPAHAELQWVLSTMTGFGEAGRMTQFKDKSARYGADATNVGLFTYPVLMAADILLYQTDVVPVGDDQKQHIELTRDLAERFNKSFGETFTMPKPMIQRETARIYDLQNPTSKMSKSAESDAGVLWMLDEPKVSAKKIMRAVTDSEGSVRFDRDEKPGVSNLLVIYSALTGRDITAIEDEYAGRGYGDFKKGLAEVVVNEFEPVRERALELIADPAELDRVLATNAERAASVAEKTLADVYDRIGLLRRG